A segment of the Petroclostridium xylanilyticum genome:
TATAAAGATGTGCTGACACTGAAATATGTTCAAGAGTTTTCAAATGAGGAAATAGCAAAGATGTTGGATATATCTGAGGCGACGGTCAGAAAACGGCTTGAGCGTGCAAAACGCAGGCTTGAGGAAATTCTGGAAAGGGAGGAGAGCGCCGATGTCAATTAGTTTTACGGACGATATACTTAAAGAAGCCGTTATTAAAGCGGACATATATGAGATAGAAGCCCTGCCTACAGACGATGAAATAGAGCATGAGTTCTCAAATGAGTTTGAACGAAAGATGAAAAAGCTTATATGCCGAAGCAAAACAAGAAGCCCGGTTGGAGGAATGGCTTTTTTGCGCAGACGGGCGGTTGCTTTGATTGCCGCAATAATTATCCTGTTTGCGTCCGCAATGAGCGTATCGGCTGTGCGTGCTGCGGTGTTTGAATTCATAACCGAGGTGTACGAAAAATTCACCCATATATTCTTTGATGAAAGCCGGTCATCTCAGGATGCGGCCGATGGATTTGCCATATATGAACCGGCCTATATACCGGAAGGCTTTGAACTGGTCAATAAAAAAACAGACGGCCTTGTTCTGCTAGAATATGAAAAGGGAGACGAATTTATATCCTACAGCCAGCAGCGCCTTGAGAATGTATCAATGAACATAAATACAGAAGGCGTAAAACTGGAAGAACTTGAGTTTAAAGGTTTACCGGCCAAGTATTATTCGAATCAAGGAGTGCAAAACCTGCTATGGCACGATGATAAGTATACGTATATGGTATCGTCAACATTAGATCGAGACACCGTGTTTAAGATCGCAGAAAGCGTTGAAATTACAGGCACGGACTTAAGTCCATAAAGTTCAGAAAATTTTTCTAAAAAATTTATTATTTCCTGTCACAAAAGCCTCTTTTGATTTGTTTTATTTATTGAAAACAAAATCAAAGGAGGCTTTAACATGCTTAGGAAAAAACTTTTATCTGCCGCATTGAGTACTTTGCTTGCCATTTCTGCATTAACATCGACAGCATTGGCTGCAGAAGAAACTAGCGCAACGCAGGAGTCAGTGGTGTCCATTCAGTATGTTTACATCAACTAGGCAAGCACCTCGCTGACTATTTCATCAAGCGGAACGGCCACTGTATACGGGTATGTGCAAAAAACACCGGCCGGAAAAAGCATTTATCTTACATCTACTTTGCAGCGCTATTCTAACGGATCATGGTCAAACGTGAAAAGCTGGTCGAAATCTTCAACATCTTTGTCGACATCTATATTGGAAACATATCAGGTGACCAGTGGGACTTACAGGGTTGAGACATATTACTATGTATCTGGCGACAGTGGCTATGAATCTGGTACGATTTACAGCAAGACCGTAACTTATTAAAATAAGACATTTATTCCTTAAACTGACATTACCAAAATAATGAAATGAAAGTTTTTTGAAAGTAAATGTGAAAAGTTACGAAAAGGAGGATTTTAAATTATGCAAATGCAAAGTAAAAAATGTATAAAAAGAAGATTTTTTTGCAGATTGATATGTATATGTTTACTTATCAGTTCTATAATCATAACTGCGACTCCTGTATATGCAAACACATCTGAAAGTGAAAGTAATAATAGTTTTGGCACTGCTAATTCATTAACACTTGGCACTGAAATGAATGGGAAAATATCTTCTACAAGTGACATTGATTATTTCAGTTTTAGTGTTTCCAATGGACAAGTTATAAATGTAAATTTAGCTGATATCCCATCAGGCTGTGATTATGATATTAAACTGTACAACAACAGTCAAACAGAAGTTGGAAGTTCAACAAAAGGTGGGAATGCCAATGAATATATAAAACACACAGCCTCATCAAGTGGAACTTATTATGTCAAGGTATATAGTTATTCCGGTTCAAGTACTTCTTACAGTTACGCTTTGTGTGTAATGAAAGGAGATATTACAACATCTAACACAAATTCTTCGTACAACAGAAATAATGCAAAATGGTATGCAGAGACTTATGCAGCATGGCCTGGGAATACAAATTATACCAATTATGCAAGTATGGGTGGAGATTGCACAAACTTTGCTTCTCAGGTTGTTAACTATGGCGGAATGAGTATGCAAGGTTCACCTAATCCAGGGTATAATTCATCTTGGTACTGGTATAGTGATAGTAGCAGGTCTTATTCTTGGACGTCAGCAAATTGGTTTAGGAAGCATTGGGCTAATTATAATAATGATGGATATAATAGGGCATATAGATTTAAAATATACACGGTTGATACTGCGATAGATAATTTTAGTACTATATATTCTGAATTGTGGCCAGGAGATATAGTACAACACGTTGACAGAGGTAATGGTCAGTCATATCATTCACAAGTAATACATAAGTATGGCTATAATAGTTCAAATGGTGTTAATGACTTATTTTATGCACAACATTCAACAAGTTCTTCGGGATTTTATAAAGATGGTTCTTTATATGATTATCTTGTAAATAAAAGAAATAGAGGGGAAGGAAGTGATTGGTTTATAACTATTCAAATTAAAAGTGGTTCGTAATCAATAATTAATATAAAATATTTATGAAAGGAGTTTTTTATATGACACGTAAAAGGAGAATATTTACAATAGTTTTTACAACGATAATAGCTATTATGATAGGAGTTTTAGGAGCTATGGCATCAGGAGTATCAAAGAATGATTTACAAAAAATTTATAATAAACTTAGAGAGGAATTCAAGCAAGAAGAAAAAGAATTTTTTGAATCCGAAAATCCATCAATAGAAAAAGGTAAAGAATTAAAACAAAAAGCTATAGAATTGGGAAAAATGGAAGCAGAACTATATCCTAAAAGTTCGGAAGATGTATTGGCTGAGAGAATTCGCATTTCAAAATCTGCTATAGAGGATAAGATTGTAGTTTACAGTGCAAATGATCCTAGACAAGCTGAAAAGTTAAAAAAGGCAAGGGAGATACTTAATAAACTTGAAAAAATTGAAAACGATTTAAAAGAAAAGAAAAGGTCGATTGAAGAATTACAAAAGGAATTCGAAGCTGTAAGCAAAATAAAAATTACCGAATAAAATAATGAAAAACCAGCTTTAATACCACTGATAATTGAAGATAAAGATTTTCAAAAACAATAGATTTTAATTTTGATATTATTGGCATCCCCCAGAGGTTTTTTCTGGGGGATATTTTATTATGGGACTACCTCCAAAAAAGTTGTTCCAATAAAAAAACTCCGTTTTACGGGTGGATAATTATTTCGCAATATTAAGAGTAAATAATTGTCACAAAATACTCCTCCATATTGTTTTTATTGATAGAGAGAAATGTCGGGGGGGTTATTTTTAATAAAAAATACTACTTCAAGGTATTTTGAGACATTACTGCTTTGAATGAAAGAAAGCTTCAAGGTTTTTCTTCTCTTCAATATATTTCGATAAAACGCAACATTGTTAGTTGAATAGAAAGGCGGTAATCACGTTGCACTGCATATCACAAAAAGTAAAGACAGAAGAATTCTTGATAAACAGCAAAAAGAAAATTCGGCATGACAACACCTGCCGGACTAATTTACATGTGTTGATCTGTGAAGCGGGTGCTGCCGTGTAGGTTGGAGCTGACGAGGTTGATGTTGTATGGCCTGGACTTCATACAATATC
Coding sequences within it:
- a CDS encoding DUF4367 domain-containing protein, with product MSISFTDDILKEAVIKADIYEIEALPTDDEIEHEFSNEFERKMKKLICRSKTRSPVGGMAFLRRRAVALIAAIIILFASAMSVSAVRAAVFEFITEVYEKFTHIFFDESRSSQDAADGFAIYEPAYIPEGFELVNKKTDGLVLLEYEKGDEFISYSQQRLENVSMNINTEGVKLEELEFKGLPAKYYSNQGVQNLLWHDDKYTYMVSSTLDRDTVFKIAESVEITGTDLSP
- a CDS encoding amidase domain-containing protein; this encodes MQMQSKKCIKRRFFCRLICICLLISSIIITATPVYANTSESESNNSFGTANSLTLGTEMNGKISSTSDIDYFSFSVSNGQVINVNLADIPSGCDYDIKLYNNSQTEVGSSTKGGNANEYIKHTASSSGTYYVKVYSYSGSSTSYSYALCVMKGDITTSNTNSSYNRNNAKWYAETYAAWPGNTNYTNYASMGGDCTNFASQVVNYGGMSMQGSPNPGYNSSWYWYSDSSRSYSWTSANWFRKHWANYNNDGYNRAYRFKIYTVDTAIDNFSTIYSELWPGDIVQHVDRGNGQSYHSQVIHKYGYNSSNGVNDLFYAQHSTSSSGFYKDGSLYDYLVNKRNRGEGSDWFITIQIKSGS